One Pyrus communis chromosome 13, drPyrComm1.1, whole genome shotgun sequence genomic window carries:
- the LOC137712531 gene encoding proteasome subunit alpha type-3-like, with the protein MSSIGTGYDLSVTTFSPDGRVFQIEYAAKAVDNSGTVIGIKCKDGVVMGVEKLIASKMMLPGSNRRIHSVHRHSGMAVAGLAADGRQIVARTKSEATNYESVYGEQIPVKELAERIASYVHLCTLYWWLRPFGCGIILGGYDRDGPQLYMVEPSGVSYRYFGAAIGKGRQAAKTEIEKLKLSELTCRQGVIEVAKIIYGIHDEAKDKEFELEMSWVCDESNRLHQKVPDELLEEAKAAAKAALEEMDAD; encoded by the exons atgagcagCATCGGAACAGGTTACGATCTCTCCGTCACCACATTCTCCCCCGACGGCCGGGTCTTCCAGATCGAGTACGCCGCCAAAGCCGTCGACAACTCCGG GACTGTTATTGGGATCAAATGTAAGGACGGCGTTGTTATG gGTGTGGAAAAGCTCATAGCGTCGAAGATGATGCTGCCCGGTTCCAATAGAAGGATTCATTCAGTCCATCGCCACTCCGGGATG GCAGTGGCAGGATTAGCTGCGGATGGTAGGCAAATTGTTGCTAGGACCAAGTCTGAAGCTACCAACTATGAAAG TGTGTATGGTGAACAGATTCCTGTTAAGGAACTTGCTGAACGTATTGCTAGTTATGTGCATTTGTGTACACTTTATTGGTGGCTCAG ACCATTTGGATGTGGGATAATCCTTGGTGGTTATGACAGAGATGGGCCGCAATTATACATGGTTGAACCTTCTGGTGTTTCTTAT AGGTATTTTGGTGCTGCAATTGGAAAAGGCAGGCAGGCTGCTAAGAC AGAGATTGAAAAGTTGAAGCTTTCGGAGTTGACTTGTCGGCAAGGCGTTATTGAAGTAGCCAAGAT CATTTATGGAATTCATGATGAGGCAAAGGACAAGGAGTTTGAGTTAGAAATGAGCTGGGTCTGTGATGAATCAAACCGTCTGCATCAGAAG GTTCCGGATGAGCTTCTAGAGGAAGCAAAGGCAGCGGCTAAAGCAGCATTGGAAGAAATGGATGCAGATTAA